atacaattttaatgatctaaaagtttttaaaaaagctttattatttaaaaattattaactgtacttttttatgaatgttattaaagcttatcataaaaaatgcTTTGTATACATTATTAACTTTGATTTTTTGGTATATtatcttaaatatattattatttttttaaaattcatggcaaaaatctaaatttatttgtgGTTTCTTTTCATTTGTCTTATTACTAGTCATAGCATCAATAAATTGATcaagttttcttttttcatctttttcAAGATCTCTTACATATTGAGaattaatatatactttataattctgtaaaaaaaaatatttttttaattattatttaataaattaataacataCTTGAACTTTACAACCAGCTAAAACATATGAAACTGTATCTTTTCCTAAACAGAAACTTGGTAAAGTTGGTTTAACAGGAACAGGTGGTGGTTTTGATCCTTCTTTTTCAAGATTATCAGCATTTTCAAAGGCAgaatcaatttttttcttatattctACAAGATCTTTTTGATATCttgttatttcttttaattcattatcaGCTAATTCTCTAATAAAATTTCCatttgaaaaaagttttttagcAGTAACTACACATCCAGTTGATCCTGGAGTATTAGAAGGTACAAAAATTTGTGTTAAAAcaatagaaataaaagataaaaaaaggagaacttttatcattattaattatataaattaaaataaattatttttggaatgaataatttttaaggtatataatgatatatatatagtaaatttttcaattatattaataaatttaaagtacTACCTACTCACAAAGTGTTGAAGTATATTAAGTCACGAAAATGATACATATACCAGATAATAGGaataattcttaaaaataacggttaatttaatatcactcttctatatatatttaaaaagtgataatatacctttttaaaagatacaGAAGGAAGAATTGAtgaaaagatatttaaatgatttaacaAAACTTGTTTAATGGTCAAGTGTAatgtattgaaaaaaaaaaattaaagtatcACTTATTTTACCCCAATAATGGTTAAgtatagtattttttattgtataaacTTACAATAACAAATAACTCAAACTTATTAACTTAAATTGTATCtggttatttttttttaaaatatacttagataaaactttttttaaattataacgCAATATATAATAGTTGATGTAAAGGtgatataataaagttatttaaaataaagattcattgaaatttatcaatatagaAAAAGTAATGCTTACCTAAACTATTACTTGAAAACTGAGAGACTCTTAAGAATAAATATAcgttattaacattttataataatgttcATTATTATAGCATTGTCACGTTCTTCTTCATCTTATTACCATCACcaattaataaatcattttaaaagttttaaaacttgttttgaataaaaaaaaatataattaaaaaaattgtttttacaaatattttttacatattgtTGTATCCTtagatattatattatcatattcaaatataatttttataaaacacaaataaaaatatcattaatccggcatctatataaaataattaaaaaaaatactggTTTAATCATGAATCTATTATTgccaataataaaaaattattatttagaaCAATTGAtgtttttgatattattaaatatacattttaaatgcCTAAGGGTCACATTTCAATTACTTCATCCTTATATAAgcaatgaatttttattcattatcCATAAAAATAACGAATTCtacattttttacaaaaagaatttgtttattaaatttttacgaCTTCTTGatacttaaaaattattttatttgttgattataaaatgaaGTTCTTCTCATGTATTGTTGCCATTCTTGCATTTACCATTGCAAATGAAGCTTTCCTCTTCGGTGGAGGTGGTGGTGGTGGAGGTGGATGTGGTTGTTCTGCACCAGCTCCAAGTTGTGGAGGAGGATGTTCAGCTCCAGCTCCAAGTTGTGGAGGAGGATGTGATAGTGGCTGTGGAGGTGGAAGCTCCTGTGGAGGAGGCTGTGGTGGTGGAAGCTCTTGTGGAGGAGGTGGAGGTTGTGGCGGTGGAAGCTCCTGTGGAGGAGGTGGAGGTTGTGGCGGTGGAAGCTCCTGTGGAGGAGGCTGTGGTGGTGGAAGCTCCTGTGGAGGAGGAGGTGGAGGCTGTGGTGGTGGAAGCTCCTGTGGAGGAGGAGGTGGAGGCTGTGGTGGCGGAAGCTCCTGTGGAGGAGGTGGAGGTTGTGGCGGTGGAAGCTCCTGTGGAGGAGGTGGAGGCTGTGGTGGCGGAAGCTCCTGTGGAGGAGGAGGTGGAGGTTGTGGTGGTGGAAGCTCCTGTGGAGGAGGAGGTGGAGGTTGTGGTGGATGCTAAAGATATTTATCCATTGTTTAACTCcatattactttattttttatttatccaTGTATTccttaatttttacaaaaaaatgcTTCATTCAAAAAGCTttgtttgaaaaaattaatgtcatatacaatatattgttaaatcaaaataaacattttttttataaacaatttttaaatattatttcttatatataaaaaaaaataatatctttttaattttgaaacaAAACTCTTCGACATAAgtctaaaatataaatattgtcagtgatattttttaattgttagaTAATATGCagtatataatattgaaaaatcatAAGGATTTATTATCCtaacttttttaactttaaaaataccTATTTCAAAACATCAACGACatcaaatttttgtttttcaatTTGCAGTTTTTGTGATTTAAAAGTGTAGTAAATAGTATTTAAACTTTCCATTTAATCAGTTCTattcttaaataaaaaaaaaactattttttaagaGTATTGTActttagtatttttttatatttatttgcaaagtataaatttttaacagttttattattttaaattcattttaatttttaagcattttattaatttataacttataactagttatttatattttttttgagtgagaaaatttctaaaattataatattaattcaaATACTACGTTATTTTTGTcaataataaactttattataattaaattgaaaattttaattatttgaaaacCTTTTTCcagtttttataaaaaaattgaacaaaaattataaagtttttttaatgtgaaaaaattatcaatcaTATAATAGATCAAATTAATTgaacataaaaaataatagcttaattttaaagtaactGACGTactagaaattttttttgaatatttgaatattatacatatgtataattttttttttttaaaattgctatgttgattaaatataaatttttttatactaaaacaataaataaataaaaaaaaatgaataactaaaaaaattttttataataaaaattaaaaaaaacaacttttataGGAATTGGATTATGCAACTATATTCATTCAATAGCCCTTAAGacgggatgaattttgaatataatcaacaatataacaaaattaaaacttcaggagttataaggattcaaagtTGAAGGGCGAAATTgcggaatatttttttgtaaatgaCGATTTCTATgataatgttataaatttttaaataaatgctTTTTTCtagatcatttttttacgagaaattcattaaacCTATTCATATCTTTAtaggacttctaaaaatcaagatatgataaggaatgtgttttaaaaaaagttttaagaatttagTGATAACTCGAGTTAATGAAGTCACAGGTCCATGAAATTGGATGCGCTGTGCTTCATTCGTGATTTTAGGTATACCCTACgttgaaaagatttttaaatttttaaccgttcttgaaatactatgcttggtactttttcgcgcgtattccattgtcaccatttttttatatctcgcaagtacttaaagatataaaaaatttttaaaggtAGACCCTATATGAAAACTCATTTGCAGACGATTGCAGAAATCTGATtgtatttatctttattatgaAGCGAGGTATGAACAAAGgcgaaaattttttaaaaatattcattatacccgtcttttcagtatctcagcaaatacttatcctatgaagatgggactagtttcattcgatttctattcaaaattaagtctagtatatttattttcagagatataaaacatggttgaaaattttctagatatctgattttagaatttttttttaataaaaattttattgaaaaatatactactaattttcttaattttattttttatttatttatatgataattttaattatttatgtaaaaattttttttttagatttgaatataataaaaaaattttttctaaaacttttttttaccgTTTATCAACTATCAATTGTTCAAAttactataaatttaattaaatttctaaaaacttttaaaatatttcatttaacttatttttttaaattcaataCGTCAGTGACTCTAAAAGAgatctaaaataaaagtaattttattataaaaattgttgtatttttattttggcATTATATtgtgttaaaattaaataatgaacAAATGAAACatctatattattaaactatCATACTCCATtgcaaaatttttagttggtttttttttcctttttggTCTTCTATTTTCATCCCAATCAGATGGAACATCATCTAATGTATTTTCATCAAGAATCTTATTATACCATGTTCCTTCTACCattttttgttctttttttgttcttttaattatatctGGTTGAATTACTTTGGTTGTTTCATTTTTTCCTATCTGCCTTTCAAAATTCACACTTGgttt
This Strongyloides ratti genome assembly S_ratti_ED321, chromosome : 2 DNA region includes the following protein-coding sequences:
- a CDS encoding Proteinase inhibitor I33, aspin domain-containing protein gives rise to the protein MIKVLLFLSFISIVLTQIFVPSNTPGSTGCVVTAKKLFSNGNFIRELADNELKEITRYQKDLVEYKKKIDSAFENADNLEKEGSKPPPVPVKPTLPSFCLGKDTVSYVLAGCKVQNYKVYINSQYVRDLEKDEKRKLDQFIDAMTSNKTNEKKPQINLDFCHEF